The genomic interval GAAGATCCTGTCGGCAAGCTGGGTCGGGTCTTCGAGCTTGCGGTTGCGGGTGCGCAACTTGAAGTCGGCGCTCTTCAGCTTCAGGACCACGGTCTGGCCGGCAATATCGTTTTTCTTCAGCCGCCAGGAAACCTTTTCGGAAAGGTTGCGCAGGATCGGCACGAGATCGTCATGGCGTGAGATGTCGTCGAAGAAGGTCGTCTCGGCCGAAACGCTCTTGGCCGCATCGTTGAGATGCACCTCACGGTCGTCGATGCCGCGCGAGAGCCGGGCGAGCCGCTGGCCGATGCTACCATAGCGGCGCATCAGGTCGTTCTCCTCCATTTGCTGCAACTGGCCGATCGTGCGGATGCCGTCCGCCTCCAGCGTCGCTGCGAAGGCCTTGCCGACGCCCCAGATCGTGGTGACCGGACGCGGTGCCAGGAATTCCACCGCTTCTTCACGGCCGATGACGGAAAAGCCGCGCGGTTTCTGCAGGTCGGAGGCAACCTTGGCGAGGAATTTGCAATATGAAAGCCCGACCGAGACGGTGATGCCGATCTCCTTTTCGACGCGTCGCGCGAATTTGGCGAGCGTGCGCGCCGGCGGGTCGTGATGCAATCTCTCGGTGCCGCCAAGTTCCAGGAAGGCTTCGTCGATCGACAGCGGCTGCACCAGCGGCGTCAGATCCTGCATCAGCGCGCGCACCTGGCGCCCGACCCGGACATATTTCTCCATGTCCGGGCGGATGACGACAGCCTGGGGGCATGCCTCCAGGGCCTTGAACATCGGCATTGCCGAACGCACGCCGTGGATGCGGGCGATATAGCAGGCAGTGGAGACGACACCGCGTTTGCCGCCGCCGATGATGACGGGCTTATCGGCAAGTTCGGGATTGTCGCGCTTCTCGACCGCCGCGTAGAAGGCGTCGCAATCGATATGCGCCAGTGTCAGTGCATAGAGCTCGCGATGGCGCACCAGACGCGGACTGCCGCAGGCCAGGCAGCGACGCGCCTCGCCCTTCTGCTCGGCAAGGCAGTCGCGACAGAAGCCGGGTGTCTTGTCAGGCGCGGGCATCATGGTGAGAACAAAGGTTGAACGTGGCGACACTACGCCTTAAGCTTGCGAGTCACAAGAGAGGGGCAGAGCTTTGCCTTTGGATAACGATCTTCGTTTCGAACCGGTGACGGCAGAACGGTGGGGCGACTTCGAAACTTTGTTCGGCCCACAGGTGGCTTTTTATAATTGCTGGTGCGTCGCGCTGCGCTTGCCGCATTCGGTGAGGACGGCGATGACGCCGGATGAGCGCAAGGCGCATATGCGGGAACGGATCGAGGCGGGGCCGCCGCCGGGAATCCTCTGTTATGCCGATGGCGGGCCGGTCGCCTGGGTGCAGGTCGGACCGCGCCACGACGTGCCGCAGTTCAATTCGCCGCGCACAGTCTCGCGGCCGCTGGAGGAGGACGATGCGCGTGATCCCTCGATCTGGGCCATCAGCTGCTTTTTTCTGCTGCCCAAACTGCGCGGCAGGCGAATGAGCCATCGTCTGCTTGCCGGTGCGATCGATTATGCCCGGCGTCAGGGAGCGCGGCTGCTCGAAGCTTGCCCGATCGACCATGTGAAGCAGTCGAAATCGGTGACGCTCTGCATCGGCTCGACGGCAATCTTCGACGCAGCCGGTTTCGAGACGATTGCCAGACGCAAGGACGGCCGTCCGCTCATGCGGCTGGAGCTGCGCGATTGAACGTGCCGGAACGGAAATGTGCGTCGATCAGCTCGGCCGCATGCGCCCAGTCGGAGGCGCGGGTGATGTCGTCGGCCGCCGCCGGTGCGAAACGATGGACGGGCGAGTCCGGCATCAGGTGAATGAGCAGGCAATCGGCCACGTGTTCCCTAACGGAATGCAGATTGTGCGCCATATCGTCTATGAAGGCGATGGGAAAGGAGCGGCTGGCATGCAGCGCATGGACGATCGGCCCCTTGGGTTGTTCGCTGGCAAGCAGCGGAAAGAGCAGGCCGGCGCTGTCCAGCAGGCGGCGGCGGTGATCCTGGAACCGTGGCGGCATCGCCGTCAGGAAAAGGATATCGGCCGCCTGCGAAAGCCGGCCGAGTGTTTCGACGACGCGGTCCACCGGCGTCTGCCACAGCTCCTGCGCTTCGAAAAACTCTTCGATCAGCCGGCTGACCTGTTGGGCCCCGATCTCCGTGCCGTCCGCTTTCGAGACAATGTTGCCGTGAAGCCGGAACGATCGCGGCAGGAACTCGTGACCCAGGCTTTGCAGAAAGAGCTGGAAGGGATCGATAAACCCCAGCACGACATCGTCGACGTCGCAGACGATCAGCGGCCGCTCGCCGAGGCGGATATGCGAAATATCGAGCTCGGCCACGCTCAATATTCCCCCGAATCGAGACCGGGCGAGGAGAAATGCCGCCAGGCGGCGGTCACCGTCTCAGGGCTGAGGCCGCTCGCCGTGCAGAAGGCCATCGCCGTCGGTTCATGGTTCATCAGGAAGTCCATCATGCCTGAGAGAAATCCCGGATCGTTCACCGCGTTGCGCACTTGGCTTGGCGCCACACCGGTGAGCGCGAGGAAGCGGCCGAACATGTCGGGGTCACCGGCAAGCCAGCCGAGCACGGCGATCGCCGTCTCATGCGGGTCGGCTGCCTGTTGTTTCGAAGTCTTGAAGTTGCTTTGCATTTCGAGGGGTAAGTTACCTTTTCTTCAACCAAATACCGCTAGCGTGCGCTATCGGTTTCACGGAGCTCTTCATCCACATGCGCCTTTCTCATGGGACGAACGACTGAGTGAACGGACGTAGGGACAGCTTGTCATGCCCAAACAGGTGATGATTGTAGAAGATAACGAGCTCAACATGAAGCTCTTTCGCGACCTGATCGAGGCGTCCGGCTATACCACGATCCAGACCAGAAACGGCATGGAGGCGCTCGATCTGGCGCGCAAGCATCGCCCCGACCTCATCCTGATGGATATCCAGCTTCCCGAAGTCTCCGGCCTCGAAGTCACGAAATGGCTGAAGGAAGACGATGAACTGCACGTCATTCCCGTGATTGCCGTCACGGCCTTCGCGATGAAGGGTGATGAGGAGCGGATCCGCCAGGGCGGCTGCGAGGCCTATGTTTCCAAGCCGATCTCGGTTCCGAAATTCATCGAGACGATCAAGACCTATCTCGGCGACGCCTGACGCATCGGAAAGACGCTTATGACTGCGCGAATACTGGTGGTTGACGATATTCCGGCCAACGTGAAGCTGCTTGAAGCGCGGCTGCTCGCGGAGTATTTCGACGTGATGACCGCCGCCGACGGCCACGAAGCGCTGGCGATCTGCGAACGCAACCAGGTCGATCTGATCCTGCTCGACATCATGATGCCCGGCATCGATGGCTTTGAGGTCTGTGAGCGGCTGAAGGCCAGCCAGAAGACCGCCCATATTCCCGTCGTCATGGTCACGGCGCTCGACCAGCCGGCCGACCGTGTACGCGGTCTGAAGGCCGGCGCCGACGATTTCCTGACCAAACCGGTCAACGATCTTCAACTGATCTCGCGGGTGAAGAGCCTGCTGCGGCTGAAAACATTGAGTGATGAGCTGCGCATCCGCGCCAACACAGCTCATACCATGGGCGTGGGCGATCTCATGCGGGCAGGCGAGGGCCGTGGCGACGAGGCTGGCCAGGTGCTGTTGGTCGATGGCCGCGCCAATTCGCAGGAGCGGATCGTCAGGGCGCTGAAGCCGGTCGCCGATGTGCTTGCTCTCTCCGATCCGCAGGCGGCCCTCTTCGAGGCAGCCGAGAACGTCTTCGACCTCGTCATCGTCAATGCCAATTTCGACGATTACGATCCGCTTCGCCTGTGCTCGCAACTTCGCTCGCTGGAGCGCACACGCTTCCTGCCGATCCTGATCATTACCGAACAGGGCGCTGACGACATGGTCGTCCGCGCGCTCGATCTCGGCGTCAACGATTACATCGTCCGTCCCGTCGATCCCAACGAGCTCGTCGCCCGCAGCCTTACGCAGATCCGTCGCAAACGCTACAATGATCGTCTGCGCGCCAGCGTCAAGCAGACGATCGAGCTTGCCGTGACCGATCCGCTGACCGGCCTTTACAACAGGCGTTACCTCGACAATCACCTGAACGTGCTCTTCAATCGGTCGATGGCGCGAGGGCGGCCGCTTTCGATGCTGATCACCGACATCGACCGCTTCAAGCAGGTGAACGACACTTACGGCCACGATGGCGGTGACGAAGTGCTGCGCGAATTCGCAAACCGCGTCCGTTCGACCATCCGCGGCGCCGATCTCGCCTGCCGTTACGGCGGGGAGGAATTCGTCGTCGTGATGCCGGACACCTCACCGGAAGTTGCCGCAGCTGTCGCCGAGCGCCTGCGCGCGGCGGTCGAAAGCGCTCCTTTCATGCTGAAACGCTCCGGTGAAGCGCTTAATGTCACCGCGTCCTTCGGCATCGCCTCACGCATTGGCGCGGTGCTGACACCGGACCAGCTGATGAAGCAGGCCGATCTTGCTCTTTACGAGGCCAAGAAGACTGGCCGCAATCGCGTAGTCGCAGCGGCTGCCTGACGAATCAGTTGCGGTGCCATACGAGCCATTTGCGGGTTTTCCACTGCGGTAAGCGAATTATTACCAATTTTGACCTTCGCCCATGCGACGCAGGCTAGAAATTCTGCAACTCGATAGCCCAAAAATGGACGCCCGGCGTTGCTGTGGATATGGTGCGGCGCGACAGTCTGTCGAATGCCAGCACCGAGCTCGAAATGAAACGGAGACTATAAACGAATGCCCGCTGCCAACAGGACCAAATAGAGTGCCGCGGCGTCACCTCACGTAAGGGGAGGGGCGGCTTAAGTTATTACGTTATATTGTCGAATTTCTTCGGGGCTGTCGACGTTAGGCTTCGTCGTCAAGCAGAACCCTCCAAACTTTGTGTGTTCTAAAACTGGACTTTTAACCATAGAATCAAGCTCGGAAAAATCATCATTAAGAATTTGTTGATTTTCTTTCATTTTTGCGCAAATTATCGGCTCATAAGAGAAGCGCTCCCGCAGAGGAGCTGTCGATACCCCATGATGCTCAGGTCCGCCGCATCTCCTGGGTCGTGGGGTCGGTCGGCTGGTACGCAAGTCATAACGGTTCCTCGTGCCGTTTTGCATGCTGGTCGACCCCCTTTTTGGAAAACGCCGCCACTTCCCGAGACGGAAGGGCGGCGTTTGTCTGTTTGCGCTATCATTTTTCAATGTCGGCTCCTCCCGGGCAACAAAAAACGCGCAACCCGAAGGCGCGCGCTTTTTGAAATCCGTCAGGCCAAGTAATTACTTGATCTTGGTTTCCTTGAACTCGACATGCTTCTTCGCAATCGGGTCATACTTCGTCTTCGTCATCTTGTCAGTCATCGTGCGGCTGTTCTTCGTCGTGACGTAGAAGAAACCGGTGTCGGCTGTCGACAGCAGCTTGATCTTGATTGTTGTAGCCTTGGCCATGGTCGTCCTGCCTTTAAGAAAATGAAAGCCGTGGAAGCCGGATGGGCTCCACGGCAAATTCTGGCGCGAAACTACGAATCCCGCCCGAAAAGTCAAGTCCGTTTTCGAATGAACATCAATCTGATGCCGGAAAGTAGGGCATAAAGGCCGAAGAAGGCCGCGATCGCCCAGGCAAAACCATTGTTTCCGGCGACATCGATCGCTGCGCCGATCACCTGTGGACCGGCCACAGTTCCCATCGCATAACAGAAAACGAAGGCAGCATTGGCCGCAGCCAGATCAGAGCCGGTCAGCCGCGAACCGAGATGGCTGAGGCCGACCGTGTAGAGGCCGGAGACGCAACCGCCCCAGAAGAGCAGGATTCCGGCCATCAGCAGCCAGTTGTTGACGAGGATCGGCAGCATCAGCGAGCCGATAAA from Rhizobium lentis carries:
- a CDS encoding DNA polymerase IV; the protein is MMPAPDKTPGFCRDCLAEQKGEARRCLACGSPRLVRHRELYALTLAHIDCDAFYAAVEKRDNPELADKPVIIGGGKRGVVSTACYIARIHGVRSAMPMFKALEACPQAVVIRPDMEKYVRVGRQVRALMQDLTPLVQPLSIDEAFLELGGTERLHHDPPARTLAKFARRVEKEIGITVSVGLSYCKFLAKVASDLQKPRGFSVIGREEAVEFLAPRPVTTIWGVGKAFAATLEADGIRTIGQLQQMEENDLMRRYGSIGQRLARLSRGIDDREVHLNDAAKSVSAETTFFDDISRHDDLVPILRNLSEKVSWRLKKNDIAGQTVVLKLKSADFKLRTRNRKLEDPTQLADRIFRIGLELLEKETDGTKFRLLGIGVTDLGDAARADPPDLIDRQSGRRAAAEAAMDKLRDKFGKNTVETGYTFGSGKRDH
- a CDS encoding response regulator, which produces MPKQVMIVEDNELNMKLFRDLIEASGYTTIQTRNGMEALDLARKHRPDLILMDIQLPEVSGLEVTKWLKEDDELHVIPVIAVTAFAMKGDEERIRQGGCEAYVSKPISVPKFIETIKTYLGDA
- the rpmG gene encoding 50S ribosomal protein L33, which translates into the protein MAKATTIKIKLLSTADTGFFYVTTKNSRTMTDKMTKTKYDPIAKKHVEFKETKIK
- a CDS encoding DUF3572 domain-containing protein; translated protein: MQSNFKTSKQQAADPHETAIAVLGWLAGDPDMFGRFLALTGVAPSQVRNAVNDPGFLSGMMDFLMNHEPTAMAFCTASGLSPETVTAAWRHFSSPGLDSGEY
- a CDS encoding PleD family two-component system response regulator, which translates into the protein MTARILVVDDIPANVKLLEARLLAEYFDVMTAADGHEALAICERNQVDLILLDIMMPGIDGFEVCERLKASQKTAHIPVVMVTALDQPADRVRGLKAGADDFLTKPVNDLQLISRVKSLLRLKTLSDELRIRANTAHTMGVGDLMRAGEGRGDEAGQVLLVDGRANSQERIVRALKPVADVLALSDPQAALFEAAENVFDLVIVNANFDDYDPLRLCSQLRSLERTRFLPILIITEQGADDMVVRALDLGVNDYIVRPVDPNELVARSLTQIRRKRYNDRLRASVKQTIELAVTDPLTGLYNRRYLDNHLNVLFNRSMARGRPLSMLITDIDRFKQVNDTYGHDGGDEVLREFANRVRSTIRGADLACRYGGEEFVVVMPDTSPEVAAAVAERLRAAVESAPFMLKRSGEALNVTASFGIASRIGAVLTPDQLMKQADLALYEAKKTGRNRVVAAAA
- a CDS encoding GNAT family N-acetyltransferase: MDNDLRFEPVTAERWGDFETLFGPQVAFYNCWCVALRLPHSVRTAMTPDERKAHMRERIEAGPPPGILCYADGGPVAWVQVGPRHDVPQFNSPRTVSRPLEEDDARDPSIWAISCFFLLPKLRGRRMSHRLLAGAIDYARRQGARLLEACPIDHVKQSKSVTLCIGSTAIFDAAGFETIARRKDGRPLMRLELRD